The following coding sequences lie in one Pyrobaculum sp. 3827-6 genomic window:
- a CDS encoding ATP-binding protein, protein MNYYDRTLALFGLSLLAIAILAKAYPPLALLAVFPILAWGEEVLVWVYTRVAPLEPVRVLYEEPGVKAAYDPRRKLYHVFWAAEPVLSVYGIEAAPRLHELYSKLSLKSWEWVTYVVVGEMKYIRYTAKRLAPDRVRQVEQVLGEYFVLRRVRPWVSSSQKSPAAWPYATSLAFFLLALVSSGWFLLVIPLWLFVYGRVRRWHREPLLIATLSHMSRASALPASRDMLETMASAEATAFADMPKWAVAFTDWSPGEVQKKFVKAYEGRDTGKRLIRIRELTEFIDRMARYNERPVKIYPFGSKDLHSIYMTQDWIAAYDFWTLRNGVKALSHDLARFPVFYGGSTMAVGRRLELGLDRFGRPVGIDIDALPTAHAVIIGASGTGKSWTVGTWALKLAELGVDLVIIDPHGDYRQLAKLLGARVVDVPRELPKGVLSLSRNKYFKRLLEEFSVEVVRGEGGEVDVAATLARLYPSEFVEVGGGHVVYAMDAVAEDEEMLAFYLSLLLIYHYALLAGQRHEKLRTVVIVDEARLVGSTVAINALGEIESTALRKVKTYALGGRKWGFSIWLIVQAHDDIPRKVLKNAAFVVVFSGNYIYLADTVAELRLTRSDENYLQTSVTPRESTALEKRPYSMGVLIVGTRGMKYYMKIPLDLRLKA, encoded by the coding sequence ATGAACTACTACGACAGGACACTTGCGTTATTCGGCCTGTCGCTGTTGGCAATAGCCATACTAGCCAAGGCCTACCCCCCGCTTGCTCTGCTGGCGGTTTTTCCAATACTGGCCTGGGGTGAGGAGGTGTTGGTGTGGGTGTACACGCGGGTTGCCCCTCTGGAGCCTGTGAGAGTGCTCTACGAGGAGCCGGGCGTCAAGGCGGCGTACGACCCCCGCCGCAAGTTGTACCACGTATTCTGGGCGGCTGAGCCGGTGCTGTCGGTATACGGCATAGAGGCGGCGCCGAGGCTACACGAGCTCTACTCGAAGCTGTCGCTTAAGAGCTGGGAGTGGGTGACCTACGTCGTCGTGGGGGAGATGAAGTACATACGGTACACCGCCAAGCGCCTCGCCCCAGACCGCGTGAGGCAGGTGGAGCAGGTCTTGGGGGAGTACTTCGTGTTGAGGAGGGTGAGGCCCTGGGTATCCAGCTCCCAGAAGTCTCCGGCGGCGTGGCCCTACGCCACGTCGCTGGCGTTCTTCCTACTGGCCCTCGTGTCCAGCGGCTGGTTTCTGCTGGTGATACCGCTGTGGCTGTTTGTATACGGAAGGGTTAGGAGGTGGCACCGGGAGCCCCTCCTCATAGCCACACTCTCCCACATGTCTAGAGCCTCGGCGTTACCCGCCTCACGGGACATGCTGGAGACAATGGCGTCGGCGGAGGCCACGGCCTTCGCCGACATGCCAAAGTGGGCCGTGGCCTTCACGGACTGGAGCCCGGGGGAGGTGCAGAAGAAGTTCGTCAAGGCTTATGAAGGCCGCGATACAGGCAAGCGCCTTATTAGGATCAGAGAGTTGACGGAGTTCATCGACAGGATGGCCAGATACAACGAAAGGCCCGTCAAGATCTACCCCTTCGGCTCGAAAGACCTCCACTCCATATACATGACGCAGGACTGGATCGCCGCGTACGACTTCTGGACGCTGAGAAACGGGGTGAAGGCCCTCAGCCACGACTTGGCTAGGTTTCCCGTTTTCTACGGCGGCTCCACCATGGCTGTGGGTAGGAGGCTTGAGCTTGGCCTCGACAGATTCGGCCGGCCCGTCGGCATAGACATAGACGCACTGCCCACGGCGCATGCAGTGATTATAGGCGCCTCGGGGACGGGGAAGAGCTGGACAGTCGGCACCTGGGCCCTGAAGCTGGCCGAGCTGGGCGTAGACCTCGTCATCATCGACCCCCACGGAGACTACAGACAGCTGGCTAAGCTACTCGGCGCCAGGGTAGTGGACGTGCCGAGGGAGCTACCCAAGGGCGTCCTCTCCCTATCCCGCAACAAGTACTTCAAACGCCTCTTGGAGGAGTTCAGCGTGGAGGTGGTGAGGGGTGAGGGTGGCGAGGTGGATGTGGCCGCCACGTTGGCTAGGCTGTATCCGTCTGAGTTTGTGGAGGTGGGTGGCGGCCATGTGGTCTACGCCATGGACGCCGTGGCCGAGGATGAGGAGATGCTGGCCTTCTACCTCTCCCTCCTCTTGATATACCACTACGCCCTCCTCGCGGGTCAGAGACACGAAAAGCTGAGAACCGTCGTCATAGTAGATGAGGCTCGTTTGGTGGGCTCCACAGTGGCGATAAACGCGCTGGGGGAGATCGAATCTACGGCGCTTCGCAAGGTGAAGACCTACGCCTTGGGTGGGAGGAAGTGGGGCTTCTCCATATGGCTAATCGTGCAGGCGCACGACGACATTCCACGCAAGGTGCTGAAGAACGCCGCTTTTGTGGTGGTGTTTTCGGGCAACTACATCTACCTGGCTGACACCGTGGCGGAGCTGAGGCTTACCAGGTCGGATGAGAACTACCTGCAGACGTCAGTGACGCCGAGGGAGTCCACGGCGCTGGAGAAGAGGCCCTACTCGATGGGGGTGCTTATCGTGGGCACACGCGGCATGAAGTACTACATGAAGATACCCCTCGATCTGCGGCTGAAGGCGTGA